From Candidatus Latescibacterota bacterium, the proteins below share one genomic window:
- a CDS encoding FAD/NAD(P)-binding protein, whose translation MNNPYYPIDTVLEDVITETPTIKTFCLKPVRPVKFKSGQFMQLTVPGVGEAPFTPSSDPNITEKMEITILKTGKVTDALHELKPGAKVGLRGPFGKGYPLEKLEGKEVVVVGGGVGLAPMRSLLYGLFDDPSKYKRISIKFGAREPAELCFKRQYNEWVNLSPNIDLTTTIDIPHPEWDGKVGLVTTLLDDLDINIAESYALSCGPEIMLKFVTLKLLEVGYKPPQIYLSMNRKMSCGMGKCGRCNVGHYYLCVDGPDMCYDKIKHVPNVFG comes from the coding sequence ATGAACAACCCGTATTATCCCATAGATACGGTCCTGGAAGATGTAATAACAGAGACACCTACGATTAAGACCTTCTGTCTCAAGCCAGTGCGTCCGGTCAAATTCAAATCTGGGCAGTTCATGCAGTTGACCGTTCCCGGTGTTGGTGAAGCCCCCTTCACTCCCAGTTCCGATCCGAACATCACGGAGAAGATGGAGATCACCATCCTCAAGACGGGTAAGGTAACAGACGCTCTTCACGAACTCAAGCCGGGGGCGAAAGTAGGGCTCCGGGGTCCCTTCGGCAAAGGGTACCCGCTGGAAAAACTTGAAGGCAAGGAAGTGGTCGTTGTAGGTGGTGGAGTAGGCCTGGCTCCGATGAGATCTTTACTCTACGGACTTTTCGATGATCCTTCAAAATACAAACGGATATCCATAAAGTTCGGCGCTCGTGAACCTGCCGAACTCTGTTTCAAGCGCCAGTACAACGAATGGGTCAATCTATCGCCGAACATCGACCTTACAACTACGATCGACATTCCTCATCCCGAATGGGATGGAAAGGTCGGCCTGGTGACGACACTGCTGGACGATCTGGATATAAACATAGCGGAAAGCTACGCGCTTTCCTGTGGTCCCGAGATCATGCTGAAGTTTGTTACGCTGAAGCTTCTCGAGGTTGGATACAAGCCGCCCCAGATATACCTTTCGATGAACAGGAAGATGTCCTGCGGAATGGGTAAGTGTGGGCGATGCAATGTCGGGCATTACTATCTCTGCGTAGATGGCCCCGACATGTGTTACGACAAAATAAAGCACGTTCCAAATGTATTCGGTTAG
- a CDS encoding FAD-dependent oxidoreductase, producing the protein MGAKTEMISLTIDDRPVEMAEGATILEACGKLDIKIPTLCYHKALSSYGACRLCLVEIEENGRTSIRTSCNYPVSEGIKVRTDTERIIRNRKIMAELLLARCPDSKKIQSVAAALGVTGNRMDLKHEDCILCGLCVRMCRERMGKGVLGFSNRGSERIVSPAFNEQSEECQTCGACYYICPVEKGIKLDEISENKPKFISSDFDAGLVGRPAVYIPYAQAVPNYANIDPELCVHLTTGECQICTEFCEAEAIDFNQKEELVDLDVGSIIITTGADTFDPTGMHELGYGRYSNVLTSIQFERILAASGPFEGHLQRPSDGKVPVKIAWLQCVGSRTEDSSMPYCSSVCCMYAMKEAIIAKEHVPTVEPKIFFMDMRAHGKDFDKYYDQAKNTGVEFVRGRIGKIREIPDTGNLVLYYTSEKGEVKQEEFDLVVLSIGLTPRKNAGELSDRLGIRLNEFNFIEHIGNSPIETTKPGIFVCGPAVQPKDIPETVMQASAAVAGAAELLSDVRGTEITVKEYPAEKEVRGQRPRIGVFVCHCGTNIGSIVDVPSVVEYVKSLPDVVYAEENLFTCSQDTQEKMKEIIEEHKLNRVVVSSCSPSTHEPLFQETLRESALNPYLFDMANIRNQCSWVHRADHAKATDKAKILTRIAIGKARLLEPLHTIALDVTQKGLVVGGGLAGMVAALSIADQGFEVALIERDYRLGGNLNRLKRRPNGEKVIDCLEDYRQRIADNPKVRVFLDSEILAIDGYVGNYVTSIRNSKSENVDDYEHGVIVITTGAKETEPKEYLFEDDRVISQLDLEDVFEEDEKTLSKLKNVVMIQCVGSRDEEHPYCSRVCCTQAVKNSIRLKKLNPKMNVYVLYRDVRTYGFNEIYYQEARALGVTFIRYEEDAKPVVEYVDDEKKQISVSVMDIVLGGEVEIRPDRVILAPAMIPQDDASTISQMLKIPLNEDSFFMEAHVKLRPVDFSAEGIYLAGLAHSPKQMDETVSQAKAAAERACIIISSDEYVSVANIAEVDVDTCAACGMCVAACPYGAPGLVWLGGRQVCQINTALCKGCGSCGAVCPSGAMQQLGFKEIQTLEMVNQSLGLL; encoded by the coding sequence ATGGGAGCAAAAACAGAAATGATCAGTCTGACTATTGATGATAGACCTGTTGAAATGGCGGAAGGCGCCACAATCCTCGAGGCTTGTGGCAAGCTCGACATCAAGATCCCCACGCTTTGTTATCATAAAGCGCTTTCTTCCTACGGGGCATGTCGCCTGTGCCTGGTAGAGATAGAAGAGAACGGCAGGACTTCGATACGCACTTCATGTAACTATCCGGTCTCGGAAGGTATCAAGGTCAGGACGGACACAGAGAGGATCATTCGAAACCGGAAAATAATGGCGGAACTTCTCCTTGCGAGGTGTCCCGATTCCAAAAAGATCCAGAGTGTGGCCGCGGCGCTTGGTGTGACAGGAAATAGAATGGACCTGAAGCACGAGGATTGCATCCTGTGTGGTCTGTGCGTCCGTATGTGCAGGGAACGGATGGGCAAGGGAGTCCTCGGGTTTTCCAACAGGGGCAGCGAAAGAATCGTGTCGCCCGCCTTTAACGAACAATCGGAAGAGTGTCAGACCTGCGGGGCCTGTTACTATATCTGTCCCGTAGAAAAAGGCATCAAGCTTGACGAGATATCTGAAAACAAACCCAAGTTTATAAGTTCCGATTTCGACGCCGGGCTGGTCGGCAGGCCTGCCGTTTATATCCCATATGCGCAGGCGGTGCCGAATTACGCGAATATCGATCCGGAACTGTGCGTACATCTGACCACGGGCGAATGTCAGATATGTACGGAATTCTGCGAAGCGGAAGCGATCGATTTCAATCAGAAAGAAGAGCTGGTCGATCTCGATGTCGGCTCGATCATCATCACGACAGGAGCCGACACATTCGATCCGACCGGAATGCATGAGCTTGGTTATGGCAGATACAGCAATGTTCTGACAAGTATTCAGTTTGAGCGGATTCTTGCCGCATCGGGTCCGTTCGAGGGGCATCTTCAGAGACCTTCGGACGGGAAGGTCCCGGTCAAGATAGCATGGCTGCAGTGTGTTGGGTCCAGGACAGAGGACTCGAGTATGCCTTATTGTTCTTCGGTCTGTTGCATGTATGCCATGAAAGAAGCCATAATCGCGAAAGAACATGTCCCCACAGTGGAACCGAAGATCTTCTTTATGGACATGAGGGCGCATGGGAAAGATTTTGATAAATATTACGATCAGGCTAAAAATACCGGAGTGGAATTTGTCAGAGGCAGAATCGGAAAGATCAGGGAGATCCCCGATACGGGCAACCTGGTACTCTACTACACGAGCGAGAAGGGTGAAGTAAAACAGGAAGAATTCGATCTGGTCGTTCTGTCTATCGGTCTTACTCCAAGAAAAAATGCCGGAGAACTTTCCGACAGGCTGGGGATACGGCTGAACGAATTTAATTTTATCGAACATATCGGAAATTCGCCTATCGAGACTACGAAGCCGGGCATTTTTGTCTGTGGCCCCGCTGTTCAGCCCAAAGATATTCCCGAAACGGTGATGCAGGCTTCGGCGGCTGTCGCCGGCGCCGCGGAACTGCTTTCGGATGTGAGGGGCACAGAGATAACCGTAAAAGAATACCCTGCTGAAAAAGAAGTGCGGGGGCAGAGGCCGAGGATCGGTGTCTTTGTCTGTCATTGCGGCACCAATATTGGCAGCATCGTCGATGTTCCCTCTGTGGTCGAGTATGTTAAATCATTGCCTGATGTAGTCTATGCTGAAGAGAATCTCTTTACCTGTTCACAGGATACACAGGAAAAGATGAAAGAGATCATTGAGGAACATAAGCTCAACAGGGTAGTCGTCTCATCATGCTCGCCCAGTACTCATGAGCCGCTTTTCCAGGAGACCCTCAGGGAGTCGGCACTGAATCCCTATCTCTTCGATATGGCAAATATACGTAACCAGTGCAGTTGGGTACACAGGGCCGACCACGCGAAAGCGACCGATAAGGCCAAGATCCTCACCCGGATCGCGATCGGCAAGGCGAGACTGCTCGAGCCGCTTCATACGATAGCGCTCGACGTCACTCAGAAGGGTCTGGTCGTCGGGGGAGGGCTGGCCGGGATGGTTGCCGCCCTTTCAATAGCGGATCAGGGGTTCGAGGTGGCTCTCATCGAGAGAGACTACAGATTGGGTGGCAACCTGAACAGGTTGAAGAGAAGGCCGAATGGCGAGAAGGTCATAGACTGTCTTGAGGATTACAGGCAGAGGATCGCAGACAACCCGAAGGTAAGGGTCTTCCTTGATTCGGAAATATTGGCCATAGATGGATATGTCGGCAATTATGTGACCTCGATACGCAATAGTAAATCGGAAAATGTCGATGATTATGAACATGGGGTCATTGTCATAACAACCGGCGCGAAAGAGACTGAGCCAAAGGAATATCTTTTCGAAGATGACAGGGTGATATCTCAGCTCGATCTCGAAGATGTATTTGAGGAAGATGAAAAGACTCTCTCAAAACTGAAAAATGTAGTGATGATACAGTGCGTCGGTTCGCGTGATGAAGAACACCCCTATTGTTCGAGAGTCTGTTGCACCCAGGCGGTCAAGAACTCGATCCGGTTAAAGAAACTCAATCCGAAGATGAACGTCTACGTCCTCTATCGCGACGTTCGTACTTACGGGTTCAACGAGATATATTATCAGGAAGCAAGGGCGCTCGGGGTGACTTTTATAAGGTATGAGGAAGACGCGAAGCCTGTCGTGGAGTACGTGGATGACGAGAAGAAACAGATCTCGGTCAGCGTTATGGATATCGTTCTCGGGGGCGAGGTGGAGATCAGGCCGGACAGGGTCATACTGGCGCCGGCGATGATTCCCCAGGACGACGCGTCGACGATATCTCAGATGCTGAAGATACCCCTGAACGAAGACAGCTTTTTCATGGAAGCGCACGTAAAGCTCAGGCCGGTCGATTTTTCTGCCGAGGGTATTTACCTCGCCGGACTCGCCCACTCTCCCAAGCAGATGGACGAGACGGTATCCCAGGCAAAAGCGGCGGCCGAAAGAGCATGTATAATAATAAGCTCTGACGAGTATGTCTCTGTTGCGAATATTGCCGAGGTCGACGTGGATACCTGCGCGGCCTGTGGGATGTGCGTGGCTGCCTGTCCTTATGGGGCTCCCGGGCTTGTCTGGCTCGGAGGCAGACAGGTCTGTCAGATCAACACAGCTCTCTGCAAGGGTTGCGGCAGCTGTGGGGCGGTCTGTCCGTCGGGAGCGATGCAGCAGCTCGGATTCAAGGAGATCCAGACTCTCGAGATGGTGAACCAGTCACTTGGGTTGTTATAG
- a CDS encoding 4Fe-4S dicluster domain-containing protein codes for MRFIDSTNFERLLKKLSGEGELFVPVLDEDSQKNHFERVEAFPLPEGTNFEGFRAVETLKGFAQLVRSMVARYPTEGMDEMDVAELLPTFVIVGAKACDVRAMQLVDKVQVEGEFTDPFYKARRDKMIIIASDCTEAGETCFCNLLGSNPWPESGFDLSISKVNGGYLLETGSDRGKAIEEENKDLFTDPREGQEKSRDEIRMTVLAGLKATNRDYPSGDKVTEPLREALSDPLWHDEAARCLECGACTNICPTCYCFLLFDQKDESGEGYKRIMSWDSCQVTGYARMAGMGNPRPRLSDRVKHRLYHKYDYLVLSHGEIFCTGCGRCIDACSASIDMREVFGRVTKAAK; via the coding sequence ATGCGATTCATCGACTCAACGAATTTTGAAAGACTACTGAAGAAGCTCTCCGGCGAAGGTGAGCTTTTCGTGCCTGTACTTGATGAGGATTCACAAAAGAATCACTTTGAGCGAGTAGAGGCCTTCCCTCTTCCCGAAGGAACGAACTTCGAAGGTTTCAGGGCCGTCGAGACTCTAAAGGGTTTTGCTCAGCTTGTTCGTTCGATGGTGGCGAGGTATCCGACCGAAGGCATGGACGAGATGGATGTGGCGGAGTTACTTCCCACTTTCGTCATAGTCGGGGCCAAGGCCTGCGATGTCCGCGCCATGCAGCTCGTGGATAAGGTACAGGTCGAGGGTGAATTTACGGATCCTTTCTACAAGGCTCGCAGGGACAAGATGATCATTATCGCGTCGGATTGTACTGAAGCGGGTGAAACCTGTTTCTGCAATCTGCTGGGCAGCAATCCATGGCCTGAAAGCGGTTTCGATCTTTCGATCTCGAAGGTCAACGGCGGCTATCTGCTCGAGACTGGCAGTGACCGCGGAAAGGCGATCGAGGAAGAGAACAAGGACCTGTTTACCGATCCTCGAGAGGGCCAGGAGAAGAGCAGGGACGAGATCAGGATGACAGTCCTTGCCGGACTCAAGGCCACGAACAGGGATTACCCTTCCGGTGATAAAGTAACAGAACCACTCAGAGAAGCCCTGTCCGATCCACTATGGCACGATGAAGCGGCCCGCTGCCTGGAATGCGGAGCCTGCACGAATATATGTCCCACATGCTACTGCTTCCTGCTCTTCGACCAGAAGGATGAGAGCGGTGAAGGGTACAAGAGAATAATGTCCTGGGATTCCTGCCAGGTAACGGGGTATGCCAGAATGGCCGGAATGGGGAATCCAAGGCCTCGACTCTCCGATCGCGTGAAGCACCGCCTGTACCATAAGTACGATTATCTCGTGCTCAGTCACGGTGAAATATTCTGTACAGGTTGCGGAAGATGCATCGATGCCTGTTCCGCGAGCATTGACATGAGAGAAGTTTTTGGCAGGGTAACCAAGGCAGCCAAGTAA